In Dama dama isolate Ldn47 chromosome 9, ASM3311817v1, whole genome shotgun sequence, the following proteins share a genomic window:
- the PWWP3A gene encoding PWWP domain-containing DNA repair factor 3A: MTDAKYVLCRWKKRLWPAKVLAGTEKSAKNKRKKGFFLNVQILSLDKKIKVKSAEAKVLRKVHIEDIASSLASQDGAPAAPLEELAYRRSLRVALDVLNERQGSSSREGTTPWPPRVKPVEPAPWPHKPSLSPSFLEDTVGSPGPTRREHVSQRLSSLPAGEEDLECRVDPKEVLRRSGGLDAPAVCSASGGTQDRGASRKQRADWMTPPSKQGRNPAQGPCSGQRAAPSSEGASQEDGETGAGLAALCSPPGGRDPSPQDGCPAERLGLDGGQKPRAHMGPHSPAQLGPAEEAGDTRPLEEARPLSEEFMEPSTVNSLLEEDEDDEEPPRILLYHEPRSFEVGMLVWHKYQKYPFWPAVVKSVRRRDKKASVLFIEGNMNPRGRGISVLLRRLKHFDCKEKQALLDEAKEDFAQAIGWCVSLITDYRVRLGCGSFAGSFLEYYAADISSPVRKSIQQDVQGTRFPQLSGGNPEEPVAGSPQGRRPACRKVLPDRSRAARDRANQKLVEYIVKARGAESHLRAILRNRKPSRWLKTFLSSGQYMTCVETYLEDEEQLDLVVKYLQGVYKQAGCQLLARGHGDGIRFILDVLLPEAIICAISAVDAVDYKTAEEKYIRGPALSSREKEIFDNQLLEERNRRC, translated from the exons ATGACGGATGCCAAGTATGTCCTCTGCAGATGGAAAAAGCGATTATGGCCCGCAAAG gtcCTGGCCGGAACTGAAAAGTCagccaaaaataagaggaaaaagggATTTTTTCTAAACGTTCAGATACTCTCCCTAGACAAAAA GATTAAGGTGAAGAGCGCGGAAGCCAAGGTCCTGAGAAAGGTGCACATCGAAGACATCGCCTCTTCGTTAG CCTCGCAGGACGGGGCTCCCGCTGCGCCCCTGGAGGAGCTGGCCTACCGGCGGTCACTCCGCGTGGCTCTGGATGTCTTGAACGAAAGACAAGGGAGCTCTTCCAGGGAAGGAACGACTCCTTGGCCTCCGAGAGTGAAGCCCGTGGAACCAGCCCCCTGGCCTCACAAGCCTAGCCTTTCCCCATCATTCCTCGAAGACACGGTGGGCAGTCCGGGGCCCACAAGGAGGGAACACGTGTCCCAGAGGCTGTCCAGCCTCCCAGCTGGTGAGGAGGATCTGGAGTGCAGAGTGGACCCCAAGGAGGTGCTCAGGAGAAGCGGAGGCCTGGATGCCCCGGCTGTGTGTTCAGCCAGCGGTGGCACTCAGGACAGGGGGGCATCCAGAAAACAGCGGGCAGATTGGATGACGCCCCCCAGTAAACAGGGGAGGAATCCGGCACAGGGACCCTGCTCAGGTCAGAGAGCGGCTCCATCCTCAGAGGGAGCCAGCCAGGAAGATGGTGAGACAGGCGCCGGCCTGGCAGCCCTGTGCTCGCCTCCTGGAGGCAGGGACCCGAGTCCACAGGATGGCTGTCCTGCCGAGCGCCTGGGCCTGGATGGTGGCCAGAAGCCGAGGGCTCACATGGGTCCCCACAGCCCTGCTCAGCTCGGCCCCGCAGAGGAGGCGGGAGACACCCGGCCACTGGAGGAAG CCCGGCCATTGTCGGAAGAGTTTATGGAGCCGAGCACTGTGAAttctctcctggaggaggacgagGATGACGAGGAGCCCCCGAGAATCCTGCTGTATCACG AACCACGTTCATTTGAAGTAGGGATGCTAGTCTGGCATAAATACCAAAAATACCCCTTCTGGCCGGCCGTG GTCAAGAGCGTCAGGCGGAGAGATAAGAAGGCGAGCGTGCTCTTCATTGAAGGGAACATGAATCCTAGAGGAAGAGG TATCTCCGTGTTGCTCCGACGACTGAAGcactttgactgcaaagaaaagCAGGCACTTTTG GATGAGGCAAAGGAGGACTTCGCCCAGGCCATCGGCTGGTGTGTCTCCCTCATCACTGACTACAGGGTCCGGCTCG GCTGTGGCTCCTTCGCTGGCTCTTTCCTGGAATACTACGCAGCTGACATAA GCTCACCCGTCCGCAAGTCCATCCAGCAGGACGTCCAGGGGACGAGGTTCCCCCAGCTGAGCGGGGGGAACCCCGAGGAGCCTGTGGCTGGGAGCCCACAGGGCAGGCGGCCAGCCTGCAGGAAGGTGCTGCCCGACCGCTCGCGGGCCGCCCGGGACCGGGCCAACCAGAAGCTGGTAGAGTACATTGTGAAGGCACGGGGTGCTGAGAGCCACCTGCGGGCCATCCTGAGGAACAGAAAGCCGTCCCGGTGGCTGAAGACCTTCTTGAGCTCTGGCCAGTACATGACCTGCGTGGAAACCTACCTGGAGGACGAGGAGCAGTTGGACCTGGTGGTCAAGTACCTGCAGGGCGTGTACAAGCAGGCAGGGTGCCAGCTGCTGGCACGCGGGCACGGAGACGGCATCCGCTTCATCCTGGACGTGCTACTGCCTGAG GCCATCATCTGCGCGATCTCAGCGGTAGACGCGGTGGACTACAAGACGGCCGAGGAGAAGTACATCCGAGGACCGGCACTGAGCTCCCG ggaaaaagaaatatttgataaCCAGCTCCTAGAAGAACGGAATCGGCGATGCTGA